GATCAGCTGAACAGTGTTATTTTAGAGATGAGTGAAGAAAACAAATTAATAATTGAAGATAATAATTGTTTTTTACCTTCTCTATATTATTCTGAAGCTAAAAGCGTTCAAATTATCCATCGTCTTTATCAACATCAAGAAGAACTTAAAGATATAGAAAAAAGTGATTTGCAGTTACACATTGGTGAAATTGAAGATATGAATGACGTGTCATATGCAGATGGTCAAAAGTTAGCATTAGAAACAGCGATAAACAACAAGATGATGCTACTAACAGGTGGACCTGGTACTGGTAAGACGACAGTTATAAGAGGGATTTGTGAATTGTATTCTGAAATTCATGGTGTCAGTTTAAATTATGATGATTACCAAGAAGGTACTGACTTTCCTATCGTATTAGCAGCACCTACAGGACGTGCAGCGAAACGACTGAGTGAATCAACAGGTTTAGAAGCTATGACCATTCATAGGCTAATAGGTTGGAGTAAAGATACACAACCGGACGATGTGCTTGATAATGATATACATGCACATTTAATTATTTTAGATGAAATGTCCATGGTAGATACTTGGTTAATGTACCAGTTTCTACGTGCTGTGCCAGATCATGCTCAAATAATCTTTGTAGGAGACGAAGATCAGTTACCTTCAGTTGGACCAGGACAGATTTTCAAAGATTTGATTGAATCTAAAGTGATACCTAGAGTTAATTTAAAAGAAGTTTATAGACAGCAAGAAGGTTCTTCAATTATTGATTTAGCGCACAAAATAAAAAATGGTTTACCAGTATCTATTAATGAAAAACATCATGATCGATCCTTTATTCCGTGTAGTAGTAATCAAATTGCAACAGTAGTTGAAAAAGTTGTCCAAGGTGCAGTAAATAAAGGTTATAACATGCAAGATATACAAGTGTTAGCCCCAATTTATCGCGGCCCTGCAGGTATTAATAAACTGAATGAGTTATTACAAGATATTTTGAACCCGAAAGATGAAACAACTCGCTATCTTGAATATGGAGATATCGAATATAGAGAAAATGATAAAGTGTTACAGCTCATAAATCGACCAGACGATAATGTATTTAATGGTGATATTGGCGTTGTAACAGGCGTTTATAAAGCAGAAGAAAATGCGTTAGGTAAAGATGTAGTCATTGTAGACTATGAAGGAAATGATATTACTTATACGAAACAAGATTTATCAGAAATAACACATGCTTATTGTTGTTCCATACACAAATCGCAAGGTTCTGAGTTTCCAATTGTAATCATGCCTATAGTTAGACAATACTTTAGAATGTTACAGAAGAACATTTTGTATACAGGACTAACCCGAGCTAAACAATCATTGGTCATTTGCGGAGAAGAGAATGCTTTTAATCAAGGTATACAAACGTTAGGGCATGGACGAATGACGTCATTTGATACTAAATTAAAAACATATTTTCAAACGGATACTGAAAATACAAACGAACCTAGTGAAATGAAAAACTTAATTTTAACAGAAGATAATATGTATGAAATTGACCCGATGATTAACATGAAAGATAAAACACCTTATGATTTTATGAAATAATTGACATCTAAAAATCCAGTGCTTATAATCTAATAGAATGCTAATAAAGAAGCCGAGTAAATAATATATTGTTTAAAGAGACATGTTGGTTGGTGTGAAACATGACAATATATATTGAACGCTACTTCTTATATTTAAATTGAATAAACTTAAAGTGATGACATTTTGTCATAACTAGGGTGGTACCGCGATACGTTCGTCCCTTTTTTGAGGGAGGGGCGTTTTTTATTTTATTTGAGGAGTGAAAGCGATGAAAAATTTAAAAGCAAGTGAAATTAGACAGATGTATATTGACTTTTTTGTTGAAAAAGGACATATGGTAGAACCATCAGCACCATTAGTACCAATTGATGACGATACATTACTATGGATTAACTCAGGAGTTGCGACTTTAAAAAAATATTTTGATGGTAGAGAAATACCTAAAAATCCAAAAATAGTGAATGCACAAAAAGCGATTAGAACAAACGATATTGAAAATGTAGGGTTTACAGCAAGACATCATACTTTCTTTGAAATGTTAGGTAACTTTTCAATCGGTAACTACTTCAAACGTGAAGCGATTGAATATGCTTGGGAATTTTTAACGAGCAATAAATGGATGGCAATGGATCCTGAAAAATTATATGTAACAATTCATCCTGAAGACACTGAAGCATATGATTTATGGCATGAAGTGATCGGTTTAGAAGAAAGTAGAATTATTAGAATCGAAGGTAATTTCTGGGACATTGGTGAAGGCCCATCTGGACCAAATACAGAGATTTTCTATGATAGAGGCGAAACATACGGACAAGAAGATCCAGCCGAAGAAATGTATCCAGGCGGTGAGAATGAACGTTATCTCGAAGTTTGGAACTTAGTATTCAGCGAATTTAATCATAATGCAGATCACACTTATACACCATTACCAAATCAAAATATTGATACAGGCATGGGCTTAGAACGTATGACGTCAATCGCACAAGATGTACCGACTAACTATGATACAGATTTATTTATTCCAATCATTCAACAAGTTGAAGAGGTTAGTGGATTGAAATATTTACAATCTAAAGAACAAGGTATCGCATTTAAAGTAATAGCTGACCATATTAGAACAATATGTTTTGCTATAGGAGACGGTGCATTACCAGCAAATGAAGGTAGAGGCTATGTTTTAAGAAGATTGCTTAGAAGAGCAGTTCGTTTTAGCCAAACTTTAAATATTAACGAACCATTTTTATACAAACTCGTTGATGTTGTTGCAGAAATAATGGAACCATATTATTCAAATGTTAAAGCACAAAGTGATTTTATTAAAAAAGTTGTTAAGTCTGAAGAAGATCGTTTCCATGAAACATTAGAAGAAGGTTTAGCAATTCTTAATACAATGATGGATAGAGCTAAACAAAAAGATCATGTATTATCTGGCTCAGATGCATTCAAACTATATGACACATATGGTTTTCCAATTGAACTGACTGAAGAAATTACTGCACAAGAAGGTATTACAATTGATAGTGATGGATTTGCAAATGAAATGCGTCAACAACGTGATAGAGCGAGAGCAGCACGTCAAAAAACGCAATCTATGCAAGTGCAAAATGAAGTCTTAGGTAAAATAACGACACCTAGTAAGTTTGTTGGATATGAACATATTGAAATACAATCTGAAATCACGGATATTATTTTAAATGGACAATTAGTTGAAGAAGCAGAAAGCGGAGAAGACATTCAATTTGTGTTAAGAGAAACGCCGTTCTATGCAGTATCTGGTGGTCAAATTGCAGATAAAGGTATTATTAGACATGATCAATTTGAAATTGAAGTAACTGAAGTTATTAAAGCGCCAAATGGTCAAAACCTACATGCTGGTCATATTACGTTTGGACAAGTTCATGTTGGAGAGACAGTTGAAGCAATCGTTAATAAAGCTGATCGCAAATCAATCGTTAAAAACCATTCAGCTACACATTTATTACATGCAGCTTTAAAAGAAGTACTAGGCTCACATGTAAACCAAGCAGGTTCTTTAGTTGAAAATGAAAGATTACGTTTTGACTTTTCACACTTTGGACAAGTAACAAATGAAGAACTTGAAACAATTGAACAAATTGTAAATGAAAAAATATGGCAAAACATCCCAGTGTCCATTCAAGAAATGCCGATTGAACAAGCGAAAGAAAAAGGTGCAATGGCGCTAT
This portion of the Mammaliicoccus vitulinus genome encodes:
- a CDS encoding ATP-dependent RecD-like DNA helicase, which produces MENLSLFDLSHVKGEVIRILFQNSDNYYTVIKVDVMDSNEDFDQEVTIVGYLPQIVEGETYLFKGKVINHPKYGKQLQAETFEKELPQTKQGVIHYLSSDLFKGIGKKTAETIVDKLGEDALKKIIEEPEVLKEIPKLNKQKRDTIAAAIRENQAIERIMIKLNELGFGPKLAMSIYQVYKEETLNIIKQTPYRLVMDINGIGFQRADQIAEQVGISKDHHDRLVAGISYFLDQQSLQNGHTFLPVDILINGAYELLNHNQPEVVNKDQLNSVILEMSEENKLIIEDNNCFLPSLYYSEAKSVQIIHRLYQHQEELKDIEKSDLQLHIGEIEDMNDVSYADGQKLALETAINNKMMLLTGGPGTGKTTVIRGICELYSEIHGVSLNYDDYQEGTDFPIVLAAPTGRAAKRLSESTGLEAMTIHRLIGWSKDTQPDDVLDNDIHAHLIILDEMSMVDTWLMYQFLRAVPDHAQIIFVGDEDQLPSVGPGQIFKDLIESKVIPRVNLKEVYRQQEGSSIIDLAHKIKNGLPVSINEKHHDRSFIPCSSNQIATVVEKVVQGAVNKGYNMQDIQVLAPIYRGPAGINKLNELLQDILNPKDETTRYLEYGDIEYRENDKVLQLINRPDDNVFNGDIGVVTGVYKAEENALGKDVVIVDYEGNDITYTKQDLSEITHAYCCSIHKSQGSEFPIVIMPIVRQYFRMLQKNILYTGLTRAKQSLVICGEENAFNQGIQTLGHGRMTSFDTKLKTYFQTDTENTNEPSEMKNLILTEDNMYEIDPMINMKDKTPYDFMK
- the alaS gene encoding alanine--tRNA ligase, translated to MKNLKASEIRQMYIDFFVEKGHMVEPSAPLVPIDDDTLLWINSGVATLKKYFDGREIPKNPKIVNAQKAIRTNDIENVGFTARHHTFFEMLGNFSIGNYFKREAIEYAWEFLTSNKWMAMDPEKLYVTIHPEDTEAYDLWHEVIGLEESRIIRIEGNFWDIGEGPSGPNTEIFYDRGETYGQEDPAEEMYPGGENERYLEVWNLVFSEFNHNADHTYTPLPNQNIDTGMGLERMTSIAQDVPTNYDTDLFIPIIQQVEEVSGLKYLQSKEQGIAFKVIADHIRTICFAIGDGALPANEGRGYVLRRLLRRAVRFSQTLNINEPFLYKLVDVVAEIMEPYYSNVKAQSDFIKKVVKSEEDRFHETLEEGLAILNTMMDRAKQKDHVLSGSDAFKLYDTYGFPIELTEEITAQEGITIDSDGFANEMRQQRDRARAARQKTQSMQVQNEVLGKITTPSKFVGYEHIEIQSEITDIILNGQLVEEAESGEDIQFVLRETPFYAVSGGQIADKGIIRHDQFEIEVTEVIKAPNGQNLHAGHITFGQVHVGETVEAIVNKADRKSIVKNHSATHLLHAALKEVLGSHVNQAGSLVENERLRFDFSHFGQVTNEELETIEQIVNEKIWQNIPVSIQEMPIEQAKEKGAMALFGEKYGDVVRVVEMSSYSIELCGGIHVRNTSEIGLFKIVSESGTGAGVRRIEAVTGKKAYETLKVTETILKDVMQHVKVKDQTRTIEKIDQIQQHNKDLEKELQQKNKTITELKSGNIEDSIEEINGIKVLSVLVEAENPKVLRSIMDDYKSRMQDTVLLLASVNGEKVSLVSTVPKELTDKVKAGDIIREAAQITNGKGGGRPDMAQGGGTDPSKVTEALQFVKDYIKTL